CCGCTACAGGCCACCAGCAGCCTCTGGGGCGACCTGAGTGCTCCCCGGCCAGGGTGGCCCTCGCCACACAGGGGACCCCCAGGGGAGCCTCCATGGGTGGGCAATAAAGTCAGGGCCCGGAGGAGTAGGAGTGGGGCTGACCGGAGACTGCAGGCGGCGAGAGTCAGCAGGAGGCGGGACGGAGGGGAGAAGCCGCCCCCTGAGAAACGGGTCACATCGCAGAGGGGCCACGCAACAGGAGCAACCAACAGACCCGGCCAGAGCTGCCTTCCCCAGACAGTGTCTCAGTGACCGCAGCCAGGACAGCCCCAGAGCCCGGCGGGGCACAGACGCCGCCGCTCACCCCGCCCGGGAGCCGGGAAGCAGCAGGCGAAGCTCGGCCCGGGGCTGGCTTCTTGTTTATTGACCAGACGCGGGGGCCCTGGTTCCTGCACCGGAGTCGGCATGAGAGCGCGGGGCTCCGGAGTCGGGGCAGGGGCTCACAACCATCCGCCGGGAGCTACTGAGGAGAGCGGACGCCGCTCGGCTCCCCACAGGGAAGAAGAAACACCAGCGGCTCTGCCTTCGGTCACCAGGCCGGGCTGCAGGTGGCTGGGGCCGGAGTCGGCTCGGGTGGGACGGGGAGGCAAGGGCCCTGGGGGCCGCCTGGGGGCTGAGCCAGCGCGGCCCCCGAAAGACCTCGGGAGGAAGCACGGAGGCCGGGGGCTGCGGCGGGCCCGGGCCCCGCAGCAGGTCAGTTAGGGCGCGGCCGGGGGGCCACCGGGAGGGGTGAGGCCCCGCCGCGGCTGTGCCGAGGGCGCCACACCCCAGCTGTTCCTGCCCCCGGGGCCCCTCTGTAGGCGACAGGTGGCCACCAGCAGGGCTCAGAGTCCACAGAGTCCGTGCGGCTTGGGTGTCCCTGTGCGTCGCCGCGGCCCTCAGGGCAGGTAGAGCGCCACCAGCACGTAGACGACCCAGCCGGCGGACACGAACACCCCGAAGAGCAGGCTGAAGAGCACGAGCGAGCGGGCCTTGCGGGACGCCTCCTCCGCCTGCGCCAGGTCCCCCCTGCTCAGGGCCGCGCGTGTCTGCAACGAGACGGAGGCGGGTGTGGACACGGAGCCCCGCGCTCCCCACGCCCGGCCCGCGGTACCGGCGCCCTGACATGCCTGCGACCTGCCCGCGCCACTGCGCGGGACGTGGCCGCGGCCACGGAGGCCACGGCCACCGGCCCCTGGGCCCCTGCCATGGGCCCTGCCCCCGAGCCACAGCCTGGGCCACCGTCACACCGACCCCAGCCTAGGGCACTGTCGCCCCCACTCTGCAGCGGCGGAAGCAAAGGCTCAGCCGGGGCCATGCGGCTAGTGGGGGAGCCAGAGCTCACAGGTGGCTGGGTGGTGGCCTCCCGAGTCCCCTCCGAGCAGTCCCCAGagccgccctccccccaccccccagctctaGGATGGGGGGAGCCTGACCGGCGCACGGGCCAGCTCTGCCCCACGCAGAAGCCCTGGGGCCTCGCCTACTTGGTTTCCCAGAACATCCTCATCACCGGGTCCCCAGGGACCAAGCCCGTGCCCGGTCAGGAACGTCAGGATGAAGGAAGGAAGCTATGCAggggatggacagatggacggacagacggatggacagatggtgGACAGACAGGGACAGCGACTGAGTTCACAGATAACGGAGGGGTGAGTGGGTGACggagggagagcagagaccaGGGAGGCgggcagctgggcagggggcgGACGAGGAGACGGGAAGGGGGCGGCGGGCAGAACCGGGCGGACGGACGAACGGCGGCCTCCAGCCCGTGAAACACAAGCCCCCACCGAGGCCGAGGCCGGTCCGGGCCTCCTCAGTCATTCACACCTTCGTTACAAACTGGTTTAGCCGCATTTTCTAGAGCGGCTCTCCAGGGGTGTGGCGCGGAGACAGGAGGGCTGAGGACCCCCCAGGTCCCCCGCCCGGCGCCCGCCTGCCCACCCCCGCCTACCTCGTGCGAGTACACGACGGCGATGAGCCCCGTGAGCAGGCAGCAGAAGAGCGTCACCAGCACCGACTCCATCATGTGGTCCTTGGGCAGTGGCCTGTGCTCGGCGGCGGTGGCGGGGGCTGATATGCCGGCCACAGGGCCGTTGTACTGCGGGGACGGAAGCCACGACCCCGCGATGAGGGGACAGTCATCCGGGGAcaccgcccacccccccacccccacaggtgAGGCTGCAGGTCACCAAGGGGCCAGGCGAGGGCCCCCCTCTGCCTTCTCGGGCCACAACCGCGCCTGTCACCAGCCCCCAGGAGTCCCCTCGCTTCTGTGCTCTGCAGACTGCACAGCCAGGGGCCCGTCTCCGTCTCTCCCGGCCCTGACTGGGTTCCTACCACAGGTCCTCTAAGCTCTCCCCGACAGGCACCCTGGGGTCCCTCGGTGTTTCTAAAAGCCTAATCAAGTCACCTGCCACTCAAAGGCCCTGGGGCCTGCACTAGAGACCCCACCCTCCTACCCTGTCTCCTCACGAAGCTGAACTGACCCCCATCATCCCCAGAACAGGGGGGGCCTGGCCATCCCCCAGGCCTGTGCCCAGagagcccctcctcctcctccccgctgCCTGAAAGCTCCTCTTCAGCCCTCAGAACACAGCTCAAACGCCCCcacctctgggaagccttccaggCTTGCCCACCCCCTCAAGCTGCGGAGTCCTTTGCAAGTCCCTCATCTGCAGGGGTCGCGGACAGTGACTTTCCgtctctccatctcccaagcTCTCCCCGGAGAAGGAGGCTGCGGCGAGTGGGGGGCGGCAAGGGGGCTTCCTGGGAGGTAAGTGCGTGTGTACAAGGGGACTGCACGGGAAATAAGTGGCCCTGGCGCAGGGgtcccagggtggggagggaggcggggggcCGGGCCCACTCACCACCGGGAAGGGTGCGAAGAGCGGCGGCGCAGCGGGCGCGGGGTACAGGGGCGCGGCCGGCGGCGGTGGGTACAGGGCCTGGGGCGAGGGCCCGGGCTGGAAGAGGACCGGCCCCTGTGGGAAGGGCGGGTACAGCAGGTGCACGGCCTTGGGGTCCGGTGGCGCGTAGGGCGGGGGCTCGCCCACGAAGCCGATGTTGGGCACCCCGCCGGCTGCCACCTTGGGGCCCTGCTGGGCCTCGCCCACAGGCTCAGCCTGGGCGGGGGAAGCGGCCACGGCCTCGGCCTCGGCATCGGCCGGAGGTTCCTCCGCAGCGGGGGCGCTGCCCCCATCCACGGCCACCTCCTTGCTGGGCCCTCCGTCCTCATCCAGGAGCCGCGGGCGACACGGGAGCTGCGGGAGCGCGGGGCTCCGGGGGTCCTCGGAGGCTGCGGGGCCACTGCCCCCTTCTGCATCGGCTCCTGGAAAGAAACCCCAGGTGCTGTGAGCCCCAAGTGCCCCCCAGCCAGGTGggactcctcctgcctccctgctgcAAATCACGGCCCCTCCAGGGAGAAAGTTCCATTGGCGCTGCCCATCCCCATCCGCCCGCATCCCGCACTCGGGCCTCTCCCCGCGGCGGGCGCTGGAACAATCTACCCAAAGCGCAAATGTGGGACAAGAGGGCAGGGGGCTTGCTGGCGTCACTCGGCCAGCGCGTCACCAGGCTGAGCTGGAACACAGGCCTTGcccctgctggctgctgctgggcACTTGTCCTGCGCCCGTGGCCCTGTTGCTGGCCAACTGGACCAGGCAAGGATCTGTCCAGGGCAGCCCCTGAGATCTGCTCTGAGAAGAGCTGAGCCAAAGCGATTCCTGGCTTGAGAGCCAGGGAAGATGGGGACCACCGGGGTAGCAGACCCTGGCCAATGGGCTGACCTCAAAGAGCCAGGAGGTCACTACAGGCCAAATGcccactgaggcacagaggaaacAGGAGCCTGAATGGgggtggagaaggggcagagagcagagcagcaggtggggaaAAGCCCACCAGCAGCGGGTCGGTGGGTGAGAGCTCAGAGGCCCCCAGGCGCCCAGCTGCCCTCCAGCCCTGACCCTCCAGCCCTGACCCTGGCCTGCAGCATCCATGCTCTCATTCCTGGGGAAACCCATACAGGGAAAACTCACTAACACAGAGACAGGAGGCCAGATGGGAGAACTGTCCCCTCAGCGTCAATTCCAGGAAGAACCATCACTCAGACACCCCAGCAGAGGCCCCGGCCACAGGAGGGAGTCATGACGACAGACCCAATGGGGAAGGACGGACGCTGCTTCTCCCATGAGAAATCCGCCGCCCCAGCAGCTCAGCCGGTGAGAAACCGTTCGCCCTCTCCATAAAGCCacgctcctctcctttctttgttGGACTTTTGCCTGTGATTTTGCCGCAGCTTACCCGCCCCGAATTGCAAGTCTCTGCTCTTCCTGAATAAACCCGTTTGTGCTGGTAAAGTAACAGACTCTTCTTGCCCAGGGTGTCTCTCCGGAGATACCCAAGCAGGTTCTACAAGTCCTGAAGGGCACCCTGACCAGCTGAGTACCTCTGAGTATCAGGAAGGCCCTGCAAGCGAGACGTGGGTGGGCGTGCAAGGCCTCGCGGCAGGGTGGGCGGCCCAGGGCCTGGCTTTGGACGTTTACTACCCAAACGCTCGTACAGGTtgtaagaggcagagagagaagtgaacAGCTGTAGCGGcagcaggagaggagggaggagccttgctgagccagcccctcccatccctggcctccttctcccctcccagacCCCCGCCAACACCGTCCCCCACTGGAACTGGTAGGCAGAGTCCGAGGCCAGGGATCCTCAACAGAAGGGGTCCCCAAGAGCAAGGAGTGCTGAACCCCAGCGAACGCCCCAGCCTCCCACTCCCAGCAGCCAGGGTGTCACTCCCAGAcctgcgggggcggggaggggggtggtttaTGCTCCACACTGTCACCTGTGGCGACTCCCTAGCCCTGTGTCCCTTGAATGTGGACGGGGCATGTGACACGCTTTGGCCAACAGAACACTGATAAACaccttccaggggtgcctggggggtccGGACGGTGAAGTGTCCGACTccggattttggctcaggtcatgacctcagtgtcgtgggatcgagccccacggcgGGTTCCACGCTCAGTCCGGAGCCCGCTCGGCCCTCTcctgtgctcctcccccactcgCTCAAACtcacactcgctctctctcaagtaaatcgataaaatattcttaaaaacaaCTTCCAAGCAGAGGCTTCAAAAACCTCTCCCCACCGCCGGTTACCACAGGCCGGAGAGCAAGGGCGAGGCAGCGTGAGACGGAGGCGGATTTCAGGCGGGGAAGACCGACGCTTTCGGAGAACGGACGGCCGGCGGCAGTGGCCACACGGCAGTGTGGACGTGCTCGGTGCCCCCGAACTGTGCAGGTAACAGGGGTGAAGACGGGGCACCCAGGGGGCTCGGCTGGTGAAGCGGCTTCCCTCAGCTCGGGTcgggatcccggggtcctgggatcgagccccgcatggggctccctgctcggtggggagcctggctctccctctgcccctcccccagctcatgctcactttctctctctctctctctccctctctgacaaataaataaaatacaaaaggaaactaCCTGAAAACACTGAAAGTGACCCAAAGTGGACAGACGGTGGAGTTGAAACAGAAGAGCGACCGTCAAAGGTGTGGGTTCCCACAGACTTTCTCTCATTTCCCTCCAGCTCCGGGGGCCACCCCGAGCGACATGATGGGGCAGGACAGGGGACTGAAGCCGCTCCAGAAACCCCGTCACGTCCTGACGGAAGGA
This is a stretch of genomic DNA from Mustela lutreola isolate mMusLut2 chromosome 12, mMusLut2.pri, whole genome shotgun sequence. It encodes these proteins:
- the PRRT1B gene encoding proline rich transmembrane protein 1B; the protein is MDAGADAEGGSGPAASEDPRSPALPQLPCRPRLLDEDGGPSKEVAVDGGSAPAAEEPPADAEAEAVAASPAQAEPVGEAQQGPKVAAGGVPNIGFVGEPPPYAPPDPKAVHLLYPPFPQGPVLFQPGPSPQALYPPPPAAPLYPAPAAPPLFAPFPVYNGPVAGISAPATAAEHRPLPKDHMMESVLVTLFCCLLTGLIAVVYSHETRAALSRGDLAQAEEASRKARSLVLFSLLFGVFVSAGWVVYVLVALYLP